In Pyxidicoccus xibeiensis, the following proteins share a genomic window:
- a CDS encoding chemotaxis protein CheW encodes MSVLHVVFKVDGAEYALPAADVLQMESFTGATPVPGAPAHVAGLVQVRGRVIPVVDARTRFGLSPGQHTLDSRVVVGQLGDRTVGLLVDSAREVLKLDPAQVRPPPPLVVEGARGFVKAVAQVGPRLVMLIDFPRVIGEETPDGDGKR; translated from the coding sequence ATGAGCGTGCTGCACGTGGTGTTCAAGGTAGACGGGGCCGAGTACGCACTGCCCGCGGCGGACGTGCTGCAGATGGAGAGCTTCACGGGCGCCACCCCGGTGCCAGGGGCCCCAGCGCACGTCGCCGGGCTGGTGCAGGTGCGGGGCCGCGTCATCCCCGTGGTGGATGCACGCACGCGCTTCGGGCTGTCGCCCGGGCAGCACACGCTGGACTCCCGCGTGGTGGTGGGACAGCTCGGCGACAGGACGGTGGGGCTCCTGGTGGACAGCGCGCGCGAGGTCCTCAAGCTGGACCCGGCCCAGGTGAGGCCACCCCCTCCCCTGGTCGTGGAGGGAGCGCGCGGGTTCGTGAAGGCCGTGGCCCAGGTGGGGCCGCGGCTGGTGATGCTCATCGATTTCCCTCGAGTCATCGGGGAGGAGACGCCGGATGGCGACGGAAAGCGGTAA
- a CDS encoding CheR family methyltransferase, which translates to MSSSLTMSPQVFAILSALIEQRSGLHYGPEDRELLADKVSLRALDAGFDSLLDYYYFLRYDPAGSEALDGLVDSLLVHETYFFREAQSLTVLVDEFIEPEVRAGRRPRVWCAACSTGEEPLTLAMMLADRGLLTNVELVASDLSTRALERAREGEHNLRALRALPPGVEGRWLEVRDGRPRVRPELVAAVDWRRINLVDAAAVMGLGTFDAILCRNVLIYFQDDTARRVVEALTRALVPGGHLLVGTSESLLRFGTALTCEERRGAFFYTKAGP; encoded by the coding sequence ATGTCCTCCTCGCTCACCATGTCGCCGCAGGTCTTCGCGATTCTCTCCGCCCTCATCGAGCAGCGCTCGGGGCTGCACTACGGGCCGGAGGACCGCGAGCTGCTGGCGGACAAGGTGTCCCTGCGCGCCCTGGACGCGGGCTTCGACTCGCTGCTCGACTACTACTACTTCCTCCGGTACGACCCGGCGGGCTCCGAGGCGCTGGACGGGCTGGTGGACTCGCTGCTGGTGCACGAGACGTACTTCTTCCGCGAGGCGCAGTCGCTGACGGTGCTGGTGGACGAGTTCATCGAGCCGGAGGTGCGGGCCGGCCGGCGGCCCCGGGTGTGGTGCGCCGCGTGCTCCACCGGCGAGGAGCCCCTCACCCTGGCGATGATGCTGGCGGACCGGGGCCTGCTGACCAACGTGGAGCTGGTGGCCAGCGACCTGAGCACCCGCGCCCTGGAGCGGGCCCGCGAGGGCGAGCACAACCTGCGCGCCCTGCGCGCGCTGCCGCCGGGCGTGGAGGGGCGCTGGCTGGAGGTGCGGGACGGGCGCCCGCGCGTGCGGCCGGAGCTGGTGGCGGCGGTGGACTGGCGGCGCATCAACCTGGTGGACGCGGCCGCCGTGATGGGGCTGGGCACCTTCGACGCCATCCTCTGCCGCAACGTCCTCATCTACTTCCAGGACGACACGGCACGCCGGGTGGTAGAGGCCCTCACTCGAGCGCTGGTGCCCGGCGGGCACCTGCTGGTAGGAACCTCCGAGTCCCTGCTGCGCTTCGGCACCGCGCTGACGTGCGAGGAGCGGCGCGGCGCGTTCTTCTATACCAAGGCGGGTCCGTGA
- the cheB gene encoding chemotaxis-specific protein-glutamate methyltransferase CheB, translating to MTAASSIRVLVVDDSAFARKVLRQVLANAPGLEVVGTARDGLDALEKVAELAPDVLTLDLVMPGLDGLGVLRALATTPGAPRVVVVSSVGEESELAVAALQAGAVELVSKPTALATDRLYELGGELVAKVRTAALAVARPPADVSLAGGAPSPSGVLAPSRRLVVVGTSTGGPQALTRLLATLPADFPAAVALALHIPTGYTEAVARRLNAHSPLEVVEAEDGMELRPGRVVLAKAGHHLKVERHGALSLARLDRHPLRMPHHPSVDVLFESAALTWGADTVGVVLTGMGDDGLAGARAIRGAGGTVLTEAESSCVVYGMPRAVEEAGLATDTAPLEKLVALLERHVR from the coding sequence GTGACGGCTGCTTCCTCCATTCGCGTCCTGGTGGTGGACGACTCCGCCTTCGCGCGCAAGGTGTTGCGGCAGGTGCTCGCCAACGCGCCGGGGCTGGAGGTGGTGGGCACCGCGCGCGACGGCCTGGACGCGCTGGAGAAGGTGGCCGAGCTGGCCCCGGACGTGCTCACCCTGGACCTGGTGATGCCGGGCCTGGACGGGCTGGGCGTGCTGCGCGCGCTGGCCACCACGCCTGGCGCGCCGCGCGTGGTGGTGGTGAGCAGCGTGGGCGAGGAGAGCGAGCTGGCGGTGGCCGCCCTCCAGGCGGGCGCCGTGGAGCTGGTGAGCAAGCCCACCGCGCTCGCCACGGACCGCCTCTACGAGCTGGGCGGGGAGCTGGTGGCGAAGGTGCGCACGGCGGCGCTCGCGGTGGCGCGCCCGCCCGCGGACGTCTCGCTGGCCGGCGGCGCGCCGTCCCCGTCCGGCGTGCTCGCGCCCTCCCGGCGCCTGGTGGTGGTGGGCACCTCCACAGGCGGGCCCCAGGCCCTCACGCGGCTATTGGCGACGCTGCCCGCGGACTTCCCCGCGGCGGTGGCGCTCGCGCTGCACATCCCCACCGGCTACACGGAGGCGGTGGCGCGGCGGCTGAATGCGCACAGCCCGCTGGAGGTGGTGGAGGCGGAGGACGGCATGGAGCTGCGGCCGGGGCGCGTGGTGCTGGCGAAGGCCGGGCACCACCTCAAGGTGGAGCGGCACGGCGCGCTCAGCCTCGCCCGGCTGGACAGGCACCCGCTGCGCATGCCCCACCACCCCTCGGTGGACGTCCTCTTCGAGAGCGCCGCGCTCACCTGGGGCGCGGACACGGTGGGGGTGGTGCTCACCGGCATGGGGGATGACGGGCTGGCCGGTGCGCGCGCCATCCGCGGCGCGGGCGGCACCGTCCTCACGGAGGCCGAGTCCTCCTGCGTGGTGTACGGCATGCCGCGCGCGGTGGAGGAGGCCGGGCTCGCCACCGACACCGCCCCCCTGGAGAAGCTGGTGGCCTTGCTGGAGCGGCACGTCCGCTGA
- a CDS encoding PilZ domain-containing protein, translating to MMTAPGPVRPSPAQAAAPARVLWVGAAGESWLSLARATRSLRCESLQVSSLDAALPELSRARPTLVLVHWRQVGGAGGRLGALRARPATAAVPVALVVEEGTPAEVLEAGEAEGVEDCVLLPLRDAELRARLEALTGVPPQARPTPRHEPRVLLLAGASGPSAWGGLGALLEACGHHLLYSVTAEGAVARVREHGVAPHLVLVSGEGTLSALRLLSTLRAHPLLEGVPALTVAVGVGTRAPGLAALLPRIHAVLDRDLASLRADERVPFCCPVEFGESGPQTAEWTSGFSSALSPGGLFIRTLVPARPGTSVRLRIILPTTRERLETHGVVAWANPFAPRAGLAYPYGMGVRFLGMGPPRLMHLRQLCQGFASL from the coding sequence ATGATGACGGCTCCAGGACCCGTCCGTCCTTCGCCTGCGCAGGCAGCCGCGCCGGCGCGGGTGCTGTGGGTGGGCGCCGCGGGTGAGTCGTGGCTGTCGCTGGCGAGGGCGACGCGCTCGCTGCGCTGTGAGTCGCTGCAGGTGTCCTCGCTGGACGCCGCCCTTCCGGAGCTGTCGCGCGCCCGGCCGACGCTGGTGCTGGTGCACTGGCGGCAGGTGGGTGGCGCGGGAGGCCGCCTGGGGGCGCTGAGGGCGCGGCCCGCCACGGCGGCGGTGCCGGTGGCGCTGGTGGTGGAGGAGGGCACGCCGGCGGAGGTGCTGGAGGCCGGCGAGGCCGAGGGCGTGGAGGACTGCGTGCTGCTGCCCCTGCGCGACGCCGAGCTGCGGGCCCGGCTGGAGGCGCTCACCGGCGTCCCACCCCAGGCCCGGCCCACGCCGCGCCACGAGCCCCGGGTGCTGCTGCTGGCGGGCGCCAGCGGGCCGAGCGCCTGGGGTGGGCTGGGCGCGCTGCTGGAGGCCTGCGGCCACCACCTCCTCTATAGCGTCACGGCGGAGGGCGCGGTGGCCCGGGTGCGCGAGCACGGCGTGGCGCCCCACCTGGTGCTCGTCTCCGGAGAGGGGACGCTGAGCGCGCTGCGCCTGCTGTCCACGCTGCGCGCGCACCCGCTGCTGGAGGGCGTGCCGGCGCTCACCGTCGCCGTGGGCGTGGGGACGCGGGCCCCGGGGCTGGCGGCGCTCCTGCCGCGCATCCACGCGGTGCTGGACAGGGATTTGGCCTCGCTGCGCGCGGACGAGCGGGTGCCCTTCTGCTGTCCGGTGGAGTTCGGCGAGAGCGGCCCGCAGACGGCGGAGTGGACGTCCGGCTTCTCCAGCGCGCTGAGCCCCGGCGGGCTGTTCATCCGCACGCTGGTGCCGGCGCGGCCGGGCACGTCGGTGCGGCTGCGCATCATCCTGCCCACCACGCGCGAGCGGCTGGAGACGCATGGCGTGGTGGCCTGGGCCAACCCCTTCGCCCCGAGGGCCGGCCTGGCGTACCCCTATGGCATGGGCGTGCGCTTCCTGGGCATGGGCCCGCCGCGCCTCATGCACCTGCGCCAGCTGTGCCAGGGCTTCGCCTCGCTCTGA
- a CDS encoding methyl-accepting chemotaxis protein produces the protein MATESGNGVVALEDARSLAEGAARSVNESAGLVQAVEGLASRLAASGNEQAAASEQVRVAIESVAAQVEQTSAAVQQLVRGQRTTSDSARAVQQEVEATAGSLQEVSASVAGVRKDAAHLAASADATAATVEEVTRSVKGVSANAEDLAASSEELLASMTEMNATVADLVARNQSSAAATEEVAATAEEMAKGITRLSADSQAVGERVAQVMNAVGGIGRVLADVARDATAMASSVEDTASTTEELARSVRGVAENARTLEAHAASTASTVEEVAASVEEVASTAEKNAAVVDANAATIEQLARSAQNVARAAEQINTLAASSASASAQLETSTRRVAQMTEEARATAERVGTTAREGGATVTRSIAGFGRIRQSIVESSGVMKEMGKRAEEIGDIVQTINLIADRTNLLSLNASIEAARAGEHGRGFAVVAEEIRALADRAAAASADVAKIVRGLQTTAREAATATGEGVRAADEGAALATDAERALSTILKGVDDLGQNVREVSRASAEQVQAVQALAQATGKVSEQGRTISVSASEQAQAAQSLAQSGAEMRRMARQTTQATADQARALRDAVKSNGQLADVAQKVSRAMQEQAAAAADLAKGSAQMRQLVQGVSAGVAAQSKDVTAVSTLAQEASAATQRTLLGLAEQAKAAVEVTKAMEETRKQVAQSARGMSEQARALKQGEVASRQVAKLAAEVTRATDEQAQALIGLVKGADEVRRVAKQTSRALDEQTEALTGLTGSATRQTQGVAVVARATRESSGATDELARSVEEMRVRAREILGSTQQQVRAATTTAAEVREVAGRLSQLTRLQGEQADSLARLNGALGVTRKPEEGAVRPREQKA, from the coding sequence ATGGCGACGGAAAGCGGTAACGGAGTCGTGGCGCTGGAGGACGCGCGCAGCCTGGCCGAGGGCGCGGCGCGCAGCGTGAACGAGAGCGCCGGCCTGGTGCAGGCGGTGGAGGGGCTGGCGTCGCGGCTGGCCGCCAGCGGCAACGAGCAGGCCGCCGCCTCCGAGCAGGTGCGCGTCGCCATCGAGTCGGTGGCCGCGCAGGTGGAGCAGACGAGCGCGGCGGTGCAGCAGCTCGTGCGTGGCCAGCGCACCACGAGCGACTCCGCGCGCGCGGTGCAGCAGGAGGTGGAGGCCACCGCGGGCTCGCTCCAGGAGGTGAGCGCCTCCGTGGCCGGCGTGCGCAAGGACGCCGCGCACCTGGCCGCGTCCGCGGACGCCACCGCCGCCACCGTGGAGGAGGTGACGCGCTCGGTGAAGGGCGTGAGCGCCAACGCGGAGGACCTGGCCGCCTCCAGCGAGGAGCTGCTGGCCTCCATGACGGAGATGAACGCCACCGTGGCGGACCTCGTCGCCCGCAACCAGTCCAGCGCCGCCGCCACCGAAGAGGTGGCCGCCACCGCCGAGGAGATGGCCAAGGGCATCACCCGCCTGTCCGCGGACTCGCAGGCGGTGGGCGAGCGCGTGGCGCAGGTGATGAACGCGGTGGGGGGCATCGGCCGGGTGCTGGCCGACGTGGCCCGCGACGCCACCGCCATGGCCTCCAGCGTGGAGGACACGGCCTCCACCACCGAGGAGCTGGCGCGCAGCGTGCGCGGCGTGGCGGAGAACGCCCGCACGCTGGAGGCGCACGCCGCCTCCACCGCCTCCACCGTGGAGGAGGTGGCCGCCAGCGTGGAGGAGGTCGCCTCCACCGCGGAGAAGAACGCCGCCGTGGTGGACGCCAACGCCGCGACGATTGAGCAGCTGGCCCGCTCCGCGCAGAACGTGGCCCGCGCCGCCGAGCAGATCAACACCCTGGCGGCCAGCAGCGCCTCCGCCTCCGCGCAACTGGAGACGTCCACGCGGCGCGTGGCCCAGATGACGGAGGAGGCGCGCGCCACCGCCGAGCGCGTGGGCACCACCGCGCGCGAGGGCGGCGCCACGGTGACGCGCTCCATCGCCGGCTTCGGCCGCATCCGCCAGTCCATCGTCGAGTCGTCGGGCGTCATGAAGGAGATGGGCAAGCGCGCCGAGGAGATTGGCGACATCGTCCAGACCATCAACCTCATCGCGGACCGCACCAACCTCCTGTCCCTCAACGCCAGCATCGAGGCGGCGCGCGCGGGCGAGCACGGGCGCGGCTTCGCGGTGGTGGCGGAGGAGATTCGCGCCCTGGCGGACCGCGCGGCGGCGGCCAGCGCGGACGTGGCGAAAATCGTCCGGGGCCTCCAGACGACGGCGCGCGAGGCGGCGACGGCGACCGGCGAGGGCGTGCGCGCGGCGGACGAGGGCGCGGCGCTGGCAACGGACGCGGAGCGGGCGCTGTCCACCATCCTCAAGGGCGTGGACGACCTGGGGCAGAACGTGCGCGAGGTGTCGCGCGCCTCCGCCGAGCAGGTGCAGGCGGTGCAGGCCCTCGCCCAGGCCACCGGGAAGGTGAGCGAGCAGGGCCGCACGATTTCCGTCTCGGCGTCGGAGCAGGCGCAGGCGGCACAGTCGCTGGCCCAGAGCGGCGCGGAGATGCGGCGCATGGCGCGGCAGACGACGCAGGCCACGGCGGACCAGGCGCGCGCGCTGCGCGACGCGGTGAAGTCCAACGGCCAGCTGGCGGACGTGGCGCAGAAGGTGTCGCGGGCGATGCAGGAGCAGGCGGCGGCGGCCGCGGACCTGGCCAAGGGCTCCGCGCAGATGCGCCAGCTGGTGCAGGGCGTGAGCGCGGGCGTGGCGGCGCAGAGCAAGGACGTGACGGCCGTGAGCACCCTGGCCCAGGAGGCGTCGGCCGCCACCCAGCGCACGCTGCTGGGGCTGGCCGAGCAGGCCAAGGCCGCCGTGGAGGTGACGAAGGCCATGGAGGAGACGCGCAAGCAGGTGGCGCAGTCCGCCCGGGGCATGTCGGAGCAGGCCCGCGCCCTCAAGCAGGGCGAGGTGGCCAGCCGCCAGGTGGCGAAGCTGGCCGCGGAGGTGACGCGCGCCACGGACGAGCAGGCGCAGGCGCTCATCGGGCTGGTGAAGGGCGCGGACGAGGTGCGGCGCGTGGCGAAGCAGACGTCGCGCGCGCTGGACGAGCAGACGGAGGCGCTCACGGGCCTCACCGGCTCGGCCACCCGTCAGACGCAGGGCGTGGCCGTCGTGGCGAGGGCCACCCGGGAGTCCTCCGGCGCCACGGACGAGCTGGCGCGCAGCGTGGAGGAGATGCGCGTGCGCGCCCGGGAAATCCTCGGCTCCACCCAGCAGCAGGTCCGGGCCGCCACCACCACCGCCGCCGAGGTGCGCGAGGTGGCCGGGCGGCTGTCCCAGCTCACGCGGCTTCAGGGAGAGCAGGCGGACAGCCTGGCGCGGCTCAATGGCGCGCTCGGTGTCACGCGCAAGCCCGAGGAAGGGGCCGTCAGGCCCCGGGAGCAGAAGGCGTGA
- a CDS encoding fatty acid desaturase family protein: MLRYAADRRTMLWCLFMPVVALSMYAAPELIPYLCPVSCYLALSAGVIAHNHNHSPTFRNRKLNEAMGMWLSLFYGYPTFVWIPTHNLNHHKFVNKAGDATITWRYSKKHNFLVAFLFPFVSTYWQQEPTKAFIDKARERNRPLFRQIIFQYVIWGGTHAALLGLAMVLHGVAGGARIWAFAFLIPAFFSLWTIMFFNYIQHVHTDPWSEHNHSRSFTGRLINFFLFNNGLHTAHHEMPGQHWSLLPEAHAKVEAEIHPDLKPVSFFGWCFRSYVAAPFLPRFGTKQVGRAPYEPPTGEKVDVAFGDELQAVDSGVNVARV, encoded by the coding sequence ATGCTCCGCTACGCTGCTGACCGAAGGACCATGCTCTGGTGCCTCTTCATGCCCGTGGTGGCCCTGTCGATGTATGCGGCCCCCGAGCTCATCCCCTACCTGTGCCCGGTCTCCTGCTACCTGGCCCTGTCCGCGGGCGTCATCGCCCACAACCACAACCACAGCCCCACGTTCCGCAACCGGAAGCTGAACGAGGCGATGGGCATGTGGCTGTCGCTGTTCTACGGCTACCCCACCTTCGTGTGGATTCCGACGCACAACCTCAACCACCACAAGTTCGTGAACAAGGCGGGCGACGCGACGATTACGTGGCGCTACTCCAAGAAGCACAACTTCCTGGTGGCCTTCCTCTTCCCGTTCGTCTCCACGTACTGGCAGCAGGAGCCGACGAAGGCCTTCATCGACAAGGCCCGCGAGCGCAACCGGCCGCTGTTCCGTCAAATCATCTTCCAGTACGTCATCTGGGGCGGCACGCACGCGGCGCTGCTGGGGCTGGCCATGGTGCTGCACGGCGTGGCCGGCGGCGCCCGCATCTGGGCCTTCGCCTTCCTGATTCCAGCGTTCTTCTCGCTGTGGACCATCATGTTCTTCAACTACATCCAGCACGTCCACACGGACCCCTGGAGCGAGCACAACCACAGCCGCAGCTTCACTGGCCGCCTCATCAACTTCTTCCTCTTCAACAACGGCCTCCACACCGCGCACCACGAGATGCCGGGCCAGCACTGGAGCCTGCTGCCGGAGGCGCACGCGAAGGTGGAGGCCGAAATCCACCCGGACCTCAAGCCGGTCAGCTTCTTCGGCTGGTGCTTCCGCAGCTACGTGGCGGCGCCCTTCCTCCCCCGCTTCGGCACGAAGCAGGTGGGCCGCGCGCCCTACGAGCCGCCCACGGGTGAGAAGGTGGACGTGGCCTTCGGCGACGAGCTCCAGGCCGTCGACTCGGGTGTCAACGTCGCCCGCGTCTGA
- a CDS encoding HEAT repeat domain-containing protein — translation MTATSSASTHPLSLSADDRAQVEQVEQLARRGAGSLELLMDGLDAPSWAVRRAVVGALARLGTVAVPPLRDVLSHRRDSEARLAAAVEALVASSGDVEVSLEPLAEGQNPAVVCDIAQVLGRRRSRRSVPLLARLTVHADDNVAVAAIEALGRVGGGAAVDALLAALGSGNFFRIFPAIDVLGRCGDPIVVPALLGLLSDPFYALEAARALGRTGQEAAVPALVGLLRKGNDALVRVAAVALVDIHEAQVQRFGGARAVQSSLRADGDGALLGRRLSQGINGADSAEKVALARLLGWVGGQDAAAGLLKLLDAADPAVARAAATGLAELGSDADAQLLQALRDGDSARRRVLLPLVGRRTASVPEVLLCLDDRDASVRALAAETLSRIGDPQAVPALFRRLVDEDPRVVQASVGAIQSLGSEATEELALQAARSPDGRLRRAALRIIAYFGYPRGLEVLLQAMRDPDERLRDAAIYGLPFIEDPRAVDALLTAAQHESERTRAAAMRALGQTEKEARITSTLLGGLNDRDPWVRYYACQSLGKLNEEAAADAIVALADDSAGQVRVAVVDALAHMHTEGAMAALRRAASSADADVRRAALLGLGVARRPDALPVLMEAVASEDAATRLVALSAVAEYETAETLPALLRAASDRDDSVRSAAVGFLATRPGVPATQALVSLLGDMTLRERVVSALALPVDGRLPGLLTALEAADEMTASLLVASLARMHRADARAALLQTLVAASPAGRRAAAPAVAALATVEAREALERASTHDEDPEVRRACLLALGR, via the coding sequence GTGACAGCGACTTCTTCAGCGAGCACCCATCCGCTCTCGCTGTCGGCGGATGACCGGGCCCAGGTGGAGCAGGTGGAGCAGCTGGCGCGCAGGGGTGCCGGCAGCCTGGAGTTGCTGATGGACGGGCTGGATGCCCCCAGCTGGGCGGTGCGCCGCGCGGTGGTGGGCGCCCTGGCCCGGCTGGGCACGGTGGCCGTGCCGCCGCTGCGCGACGTGCTGAGCCACCGCCGCGACAGCGAGGCGCGCCTGGCCGCCGCGGTGGAGGCGCTGGTGGCCTCCTCCGGCGACGTGGAGGTGTCGCTGGAGCCGCTCGCGGAGGGTCAGAACCCCGCCGTCGTCTGCGACATCGCCCAGGTGCTGGGGCGCCGCCGCAGCCGGCGCTCCGTGCCGCTGCTGGCCCGCCTCACCGTCCACGCCGACGACAACGTCGCCGTGGCGGCGATTGAGGCGCTGGGCCGCGTGGGCGGCGGGGCCGCGGTGGACGCGCTGCTGGCGGCGCTGGGCAGCGGCAACTTCTTCCGCATCTTCCCCGCCATCGACGTGCTGGGGCGCTGCGGGGACCCCATCGTCGTGCCGGCGCTGCTGGGCCTGCTGTCGGACCCCTTCTACGCGCTGGAGGCGGCGCGAGCGCTGGGGCGCACCGGCCAGGAGGCGGCGGTGCCCGCGCTGGTGGGGCTGCTGCGCAAGGGCAATGACGCGCTGGTGCGCGTGGCGGCGGTGGCGCTGGTGGACATCCACGAGGCGCAGGTGCAGCGCTTCGGCGGGGCGCGCGCCGTGCAGTCCTCGCTGCGGGCGGATGGGGACGGGGCCCTGCTGGGCCGCCGGCTGTCGCAGGGCATCAACGGCGCGGACTCGGCGGAGAAGGTGGCGCTGGCGCGGCTCCTGGGCTGGGTGGGCGGGCAGGACGCCGCGGCGGGCCTGCTGAAGCTGCTGGACGCGGCGGACCCGGCGGTGGCGCGCGCGGCGGCCACTGGGCTGGCGGAGCTGGGCTCGGACGCGGACGCTCAGCTGCTCCAGGCGCTGCGCGACGGCGACAGCGCCCGCCGCCGCGTGCTGCTGCCGCTGGTGGGCCGCAGGACGGCGTCGGTGCCGGAGGTGCTGCTGTGCCTGGATGACCGGGACGCGTCGGTGCGCGCGCTGGCGGCGGAGACGCTGTCGCGCATCGGTGACCCGCAGGCGGTGCCGGCCCTCTTCCGGCGACTGGTGGACGAGGACCCGCGCGTGGTGCAGGCCTCCGTGGGGGCGATTCAGTCGCTGGGCAGCGAGGCGACGGAGGAGCTGGCGCTCCAGGCGGCGCGCTCGCCGGACGGGCGCCTGCGCCGCGCGGCGCTGCGCATCATCGCGTACTTCGGCTACCCGCGCGGGCTGGAGGTGCTGCTGCAGGCCATGAGGGACCCGGACGAGCGGCTGCGCGACGCGGCCATCTACGGCCTGCCCTTCATCGAGGACCCGCGCGCGGTGGACGCGCTGCTGACCGCGGCCCAGCACGAGTCCGAGCGCACGCGCGCGGCGGCCATGCGCGCGCTGGGACAGACGGAGAAGGAGGCGCGCATCACCTCCACGCTGCTGGGAGGCCTCAACGACAGGGACCCGTGGGTGCGCTACTACGCGTGCCAGTCGCTGGGGAAGCTGAACGAGGAGGCCGCCGCGGACGCCATCGTCGCGCTGGCGGACGACTCCGCGGGCCAGGTGCGCGTGGCGGTGGTGGACGCGCTGGCGCACATGCACACCGAAGGGGCCATGGCGGCGCTGCGGCGCGCGGCCTCCAGCGCGGACGCGGACGTGCGGCGCGCGGCGCTGCTGGGCCTGGGCGTGGCCCGGCGCCCGGACGCGCTGCCGGTGCTGATGGAGGCGGTGGCCTCCGAGGATGCCGCCACCCGCCTGGTGGCCCTGTCCGCGGTGGCCGAGTACGAGACGGCGGAGACGCTGCCCGCGCTGCTGCGCGCCGCCAGCGACCGGGACGACAGCGTGCGCAGCGCGGCGGTGGGCTTCCTCGCCACCCGCCCGGGCGTGCCCGCCACGCAGGCGCTGGTGTCCCTGCTGGGGGACATGACGCTGCGCGAGCGGGTGGTGAGTGCGCTGGCGCTGCCCGTGGACGGGCGGCTGCCCGGGCTGCTCACCGCGCTGGAGGCGGCGGACGAGATGACGGCGTCGCTGCTGGTGGCGTCGCTGGCCCGCATGCACCGGGCGGACGCGCGCGCCGCGCTGCTGCAGACGCTGGTGGCCGCCAGCCCCGCGGGCCGCCGCGCCGCGGCCCCGGCCGTGGCGGCGCTGGCCACGGTGGAGGCCCGCGAGGCGCTGGAGCGCGCCTCCACTCACGACGAGGACCCGGAAGTGCGCCGGGCCTGTCTGCTGGCGCTGGGCCGCTGA